The genome window CTCCGTCATCAGCGCGAGCGCGCCTTGCACCGTCTTCTCCGGCTGAAGCGGGTGAATGTCCGCGAAGCCCGGCAACCGCGCCATCTTCTCGTTGAGGCGCGGATTGTGCTTCATCGTGCATGAGCCGAGCGGGAAAATGCCGGTGTCGATGGAGTAGTTTTTCTGACTGAGGCGCACGTAATGACGCATCGTCTCCGGCTCGGAGAGGCCCGCCAGGCCGATGACCTCGGTGCGCTCAAGGCCGCCGAGCCGCGTCTCCGTCTCCGCCGGTTCCTCGAAATCGACGCCGCTTGTCTCCGCCGAGCCGATCTCGAAGATCAGCGGCTCCTCGATCTGGAGCGCGCGATTGCCGGTGAAGGTCGGCGCGGGAGCGGCCGCCTCTGCGGCGGGAAGGATCACTTTCGGCATCTCAACCATGGAGCACCTCTTCGAGCGCGGCCCGGAAGGCGGCGATGTCGTCAGGAGTTGTCGTTTCCGTCGAGGCGACGACGATGGCGTTTGCAAGCGTCGGCTCGTCCGGCCACAGGCGCGATGCGGGCACGCCGCCGATGATGCCGCGATCCGCGAGCGCGTCGATTACCGCCGCACCGAGCTTCGGCGTGCGAATGGTGAACTCGTTGAAGAATGCAGGCGTGACCACGTCCACGCCGGGCACGCTTTCGAGCGCCTTCGCCAGTGCCACCGCGTTCGCGTGGTTTATGCGCGCGAGCGTCTTCAGCCCCGCCTCGCCGAGCAGCGTCAGATGCGCGGTGAACGCCAGCGCGCAAAGCCCGGAATTCGTGCAGATATTGCTCGTCGCCTTCTCGCGGCGGATATGCTGTTCGCGCGTCGAGAGCGTCAGCACGAAGCCGCGCCGCCCGTCATGGTCGACCGTTTCGCCGCAAAGCCGCCCCGGCATCTGGCGTACGAATTTCTTGCGCGTCGCGAAGAGGCCGAGATAGGGGCCGCCGAAGTTCAGGCCGTTGCCGATGCTCTGGCCTTCCGCGACGACGATATCCGCGCCCATTGCGCCAGGCGATTTCAGCGCGCCGAACGACACGGCTTCCGTCACCACGACGACGAGCAGCGCGCCCGCCTCATGCGCCTTTTCCGCGAGCGCTGACAGGTCGGCCACGCGGCCGAAGGCGTCGGGCATCTGCACGACGATGCAGGAGGTGTCCTTGTCGGCGTCGGCCTCGAAGGTCGCTTCGGGATCGACCGCGCGCGCATCGACCTCGAAGCCGCCGAGGCGCGAAACCGTCTCGATCACAGCGCGGTAATGCGGATGCACGCCGCCCGCGACGACCGCCTTGCCGCGCCGCGTCACACGATGCGCCATCAGCACTGCCTCGCCCGCAGCCGTCGAGCCGTCATACATGGAGGCGTTCGCCACTTCCATGCCGGTCAGCGCGGCGACCTGACTCTGAAACTCGAACAGATATTGCAGCGTGCCCTGCGCGATTTCCGGCTGGTACGGCGTGTAGGCGGTCATGAATTCCGAGCGCTGGATGATGTGGTCCACCGTCGCCGGGATGTGGTGCTTGTACGCGCCCGCGCCCGCGAAAAACGGCACCGACGACGCGGGGACGTTGCGGGCGGCGAGCCGCGACAGCGCGCGTTCCACGGCGATCTCGCTCTGCGCGCGCGGCAGGTCCGGCAACTCGCGGCGCAGCGCGCCTTCGGGCACGGCAGCGAACAGCGCGTCGATGTCGGCGACGCCGATGGCGTCCAGCATGGCGCGGCGGTCCGCATCCGTATGGGGAAGATAGCGCATCAGCCCTCCGCGCTCGCATAGGCGAGGTAAGCGTCCTGATCCATGAGCTTGTCGAGTTCGGCCACGTCGGAAAGCGTGAGCTTGTAGATCCACGCGCCCGCCTCGGGCTCCTGATTGATGAGCTCCGGCTTGTCGTTCAGAATTTCATTTATCTCGACCACCTCGCCGCTGACGGGCGAGTAGATGTCGCTCGCCGCCTTCACCGACTCCACCACCGCGATAGGCTGGCCCTGCTTCACTTTCTCGCCGATTTTCGGCAGTTCGACGAAAGTCACGTCGCCGAGCTTGCCTTGCGCGTAGTCCGTAATGCCGATCGTGCCGACGCCGTCCTCGACGCTGATATATTCGTGGTCTTCCGTGTACTTGATGAGCGCCATGGCTTCTGACCTTTGGTTTTATACTTTGCGGACGTAACGGTGTGGCACGAAGGGCAGGTCCACGACGAGCGCGGGCTGGAACGCTCCCCGGATTTCAACAGCAACCCGCGTGCCAGCGGTGCTTGAGCGCGGCGGCACATAGCCGAAAGCGATGGATGCGGCGGCGGTCGGGGTGTAAGCGCCGCTCGTGATCTCGCCCATGGTTTCGCCCGTTTCGCTGGCGATTTTCATGTGCGTGCGCGCGGCGGAGCGGCCTTCGAGGCGCAGCCCGACACGGACGCGCGCCGGACCTTCGGCCAACTCACGCTGAACGCGTTCCGCGCCGATGAAGCCGCCATCGCGCCGACGCCGCTTGCCGATGGAGAACTCAAGCGCGGCCTCAATGGGCGAAGTCGTCTCATCCATGTCCTGCCCGTAAAGCGGGAGGCCCGCTTCGAGGCGCAGTGTATCGCGCGCGCCGAGGCCGATGGGCGCGACTTCGGGGTGAGCGAGCAGGCTTCGCGCGAAGGCTTCGGCGGCATCGGCGGGCACGGAGATTTCAAAGCCGTCCTCGCCCGTATAGCCGGAGCGCGAGACGAAAACAGCCGTGCCGCGCCAATCGAGCGGAGCAGCCGTCATGAAAGCAAGGCCCCCCGCTTCCGGCATTTGTCGCTTGAGCACGCGCGCTGCTTCCGGCCCTTGCAGCGCGACGAGCGAGCGATCCGCCAGCGGCGCGAGCGTCACAGACGGCGGCAAATGCGCGGCGATGTGCGCAAAATCGACCTCCTTGCGCGACGCATTCACCACGAGGAACAGGCCGGTGCCGTCCGCCTCGCGCGTCGCCATCAGATCGTCGATGATGCCGCCTTCGTCGTTGAGAAGTTGTGTGTAGCGGATCTGGCCCGGCTTCAGCCCCGCGATGTCGCCGGGGACGAGCCGCTCGAACGCGGCCGCGACGGTTGCGAAGTCCGGCCCCGCGATCCGCGCCTGCCCCATATGCGAAACGTCGAAGAAACCCGCGCGCTCGCGCACATGCGCGTGCTCCTTCACGATGCCGGTTGCATAGGAAACGGGCATCTCGTATCCAGCGAACGGCACGAGCTTCGCGCCAAGCTCGTGGTGCAGCGCGGCAAGCGGCGTCTGCCGCAGCGGCGGCGTGGTTTCACGATGGGTGGCGGGGGCAGCGCTCATGGCTGGCGTCTCCGTGTATTCGAGGGCTCCGCTTGCGCGGTCATCGCCCCCTCTGTCACGGAACCTGAGAGATTTCACCGGCTCGGCCGCCGAGGCGGAAGGCCGGTCTTTACCCCATCGGTGAGCCGCCTTGTGGGGCGACTGCTTTCCAGAGTGCTGTCTGCGCGCGGTCCTTTTTGCCTGAGAGTTTCCGGGGCGGTTGCTCCTTCGGCGCCAGCCTGGGCTGGTCTCTCCCGCATGCATCGGTCAGCACGTCTTAAGTCGCCCGCGCTTGGTCGCCTGTCAACCACCTGGCAGATAGAAAGTTCTTGATAGCGGCCACCGCGCCGCGCCTGCGCCTTTCGGGCCGCGCGCCGCAAGCTTCGCGCAGGTTGCGCGTCGTCGTCGCCAACAGGCTTGTCGCGGTAAGAGGGAAAGGGGGCTGACCGGGGCCGGCGCGGCGCTAACGCCCCTCTTTGTGGAATGGTTCAAATTTGCTTGACCAAAAACGGTATTGAGGTACTCTAATGCGTAAATAACGAAACGCGATGAGGGGCAAATGCCGATAGCAGCTTACCGATGGGTGATGACGAGTGTCGGGGAACCGTTGATCCGGCAGTCGTTCGAACTTGGCGCACCTGCTGCGGGCGAGGTCACGGTTGAGATCGCCGGCTGCGGCGTCTGTCATACGGATCTCGGGTATTATTACGATGGTGTCCGCACGAACCAGCCCCTGCCTTTGACGCTTGGCCATGAGATCAGCGGACGCGTCGTCGCGGCTGGAACGGGTGCCGAACATTGGCTCGGCCGCGCCGTCATCATCCCCGCCGTCATTCCCTGCGGCACCTGCGATGCATGCAAGCGCGGCAAGGGCACGATCTGCGCGAAACAGGTCATGCCCGGCAACGATATCGAGGGCGGCTTCGCTTCCCACATCACCGTGCCGTCGTTCGGGCTATGCGCTGTCAATGAGAACCGCCTCGAAGCGGCGGGGCTAAAACTCTCCGATGTTTCCGTTGTCGCGGACGCGGTCACGACGCCCTATCAGGCCGTCATTCAGGCGGGTGTCGGTCCCGGCACCCTCTGCATCGTGATCGGGGTTGGCGGCGTCGGCGGGCATTGCGCGCAGGTTGCCTCGGCCTTCGGCGGCACGGTCGTCGCCATCGACGTCGATGACGTAAAGCTGGCCGCGATCGCTGCCCATGGCGTCGCCAAGACATTCAATGCGCGCCGCGTCGACCCGAAGGCGCTCAAGAAAGAGATAGCCGGGTTCGCAAAGGAAAACGGCCTTTCAACGCGGGAATGGGTGATCTTTGAATGCTCGGGGACGGCCGCTGGCCAGTCGACCGCATGGAGCCTCCTCGTTCATGGCGCAACGCTCGCCGTCGTCGGCTTCACCATGGATAAGGTCGAGGTCCGCCTCTCGAACCTGATGGCGTTTCATGCGCGCGCGCTCGGCAACTGGGGCTGCGCGACCGAGCTTTATCCGGGGGCGCTGGACCTCGTCCTCGACCGCAAGATCGAACTAGCCGCCTTCATCGAGCGCCATCCGCTCGACAGCATCAACGAGATCTTCGCCATGGCGCATGAGCACAAGCTTACGCGGCGCGCCATTCTCGTCCCCTGAGCAGCAATGACACCGAACGAAAAGAAGAGACTGAGGAAATGACCCTGACTACAGCGTCGATAGCGAGAGCTACGGCTCCCGAAGCCCTGCACGATCACAATCTCGCGGAAATCGTGGTACCCGGCGTTCGCTATGAAAAGCGGCCCGCACGCACGCCGGACGGCGAGATTGTTCCCGGCCTCTACAATGCGTGGATCACGCTCGACAATCCCGCGCAGTACAATTCCTACACCACGGAGATGGTCAAGGCGGTGATCCTTGCCTTCCGCGCGGCATCGAACGCGCGCGACGTGGTGGCGACTGTGTTTACCGGCGCGGGCGACAAGGCCTTCTGCACGGGCGGCAACACCAAGGAATACGCCGAGTATTACGCCGGAAATCCGCAGGAATACCGGCAATATATGCGCCTTTTCAACGACATGGTGTCCGCGATCCTCGGGTGCGACAAGCCTGTCGTCTGCCGCGTCAACGGCATGCGCATCGGCGGCGGCCAGGAAATCGGCATGGCCTGCGACTTCACCATCGCTCAGGATCTGGCGCGCTTCGGTCAGGCCGGACCGAAGCATGGATCGGCTCCGATTGGCGGCGCTACGGATTTCCTACCCGTCATGGTCGGTGCGGAAATGGCGATGGTATCCGGCTCGCTTTGCGAACCGTGGACGGCGCACAAGGCCTATCGGCTCGGCATGATCACGGACATCGTGCCCGCGCTCAAGGTCGATGGACGCTTCGTCGCGAACCCGCTCGTCATCACGGATCGCTATGTCGATGAATACGGCCGCATCGTCCACGGCGAACCAAAGACGGGCGCTGAACTGGCGGCCGGCAAGGACGTGCTGAAGAAGGGCACGGTCGATCTCTCGTTGCTCGACGCCAAGATCGAGGAGCTTTGCGGCAAGATCCTGCTGACGTTCCCGGATTGCTTCACGAAGACCATCGAGGAACTGCGCAAGCCCAAGATCAATGCCTGGAACGCGAACAAGGAGAACAGCCGCGCCTGGCTCGCGCTCAACATGATGACGGAGGCGCGCGCCGGGTTCCGCGCCTTCAACGAAGGCACCAAGGATGACCGCGAAATCGATTTCATCGCGCTGCGGCAGGCGCTTGCGGCCGGTGCGCCGTGGACGCCGGAATTAACCGAGGCGCTTCTTCCGGCCGCGCGGGGGGCGAAATGACCATCGAACCGCTGAAAGTATGGCACGACCGTGGGGGCGCGCTCCTCAGGTTGCGGCTCGCGCGTCCCAAGGCGAACATCGTCGATGCGCAGATGATCGCCGCGCTGACGGCAGCGCTCGACGCACATATGAACGATCCGGCTATCCTCGCCGTTCTTATCGATCACGAGGGGCCGCATTTCAGCTTTGGCGCGAGCGTGCAGGAGCATCTGCCGGACCAGTGCGACGCAATGCTGAAGTCCTTCAACGCGCTCGTCATGCGGCTTGTCGCGGCTCCGGTGCCGGTCCTGGTGGCGGTGCGCGGCCAGTGCCTCGGCGGCGGCATGGAAGTCGCCATCGCGGGCAGCCGGATCTTCGCCACTCCGGATGCAAAATTCGGTCAGCCCGAAATCATCCTCGGCGTGTTTGCGCCGCCGGCATCGTGCATCCTGCCGGAAAAGATCGCGCGCTCGGCGGCGGAGGACATTCTTCTGTCGGGGCGCTCGATTTCCGGCGAGCAGGCATTCGGGCTCGGCCTTGTTTCCGAGATCACGCCTGAACCGGAGGCGGCAGCGCTCTCCTATTTCGATCACGCGCTTGCGGCGCTTAGCCCGTCGTCGCTGCGCATCGCCGTGAAGGCGGCCCGCCTCGACATGGTCGAGCGCATCCGCACGAAGCTCTGCAACCTCGAACATCTCTATCTGGAAAAACTGATGTCCACGAAGGACGCAGTGGAAGGCCTGACCGCGTTCATCGAGAAACGCCCGGCCCAATGGGAGGCCCGCTGATCATGACGACCACAGCTGAAATTGTTTCTCGCTGCGAAGCCATCTTCGAGGATCTGGACTTTACCGCCGCGCGCGCCTGGAAGGACGCGGTCCCCGGTCGCAAAGTGGTCGGCTTCCTGCCGCTGTACGCGCCGCTCGAACTGATCCACGCGGCGGGTTGCCTGCCGCTCGGCCTGTTCGGCGGCGGCGACAAGCTGGAAGTCATCCACGGCGATGCCTTCTACCAGAGCTATATCTGCCGCATCCCGCGCTCGACCGTCGAACTCGGCATGACGAAGCGCCTCGACTTCGTGGACGGCATGATCTTCCCGTTCGTCTGCGACGTGATCCGCAATCTGTCGGGCATGTGGAAGATCATGTTCCCGAACGTCTGGACCAAGTTCTTCGATACGCCGCAGAACTTCGATCCTGAAATCGGCGGCAGCTACTACGTGACCGAATTGCAGGAGATGCGCGACGGGCTGGAGACGCTCACGGGCCGGAAAATCAGCGACGACGATCTCAGGCGCTCCATTGCGCTCTACAACGAGAACCGCCGTCTCGTGCGCCAGCTCTACGCGTTCCGTGCGCGCCAGCCCTGGAAGGCGCCGACGTCGGAAGTCTATCTGCTGATGCGGGCCGGGCTGATGATCGACGTAGCGGAGCATAACGCGCTTCTGCTCGACTACATGGCGGCGGCCGAGAAGGAAGATCGGCCGAAGCGCGACAACGTCCGCGTGGCGATCTACGGCTCCTTCTGCGAGCAGCCGCCGCTGAACCTCATCAAGTCCATCGAGATGGCAGGCTGCTACGTGGTCGAGGACGACTATATCCTCGTCAATCGGTTCCTTACCGAAGACGTAGCGCTCGACATCGATCCACTCGAAGCGCTCGCCACCGCTTACATCGCTCATTCGGTCGAAACGTCGTGCAAATACGTCCCGCGCGAAGGCGAGAAGGGCAAGTTTCACGTCGATCAGATCCGCAAAGCGGGCGCGGAAGGCGTGATCTACGCGACGCCGAGCTTCTGCGACCCCGCCCTGCTCGACCGCCCGATGATCTGCAAGAAGCTCACCGAGGAGGGCATCCCGCACATCTCGTTCAAATACGCCGAGAATTCCGGGCAGATGCAGCCGGTTCGCGAGCAAGCCGGCACGTTCGCCGATTCCATCAAGCTTTGGAGCTGACACATGAGCGATATCGTCAAGGAACCGTCGATGCTCCTCCAGAAGGAGATGATCGCGCGCAACTATGAGGCCATTACCTCGAAGCATGAGACGGGCCGCAAGGTCTCGTCCACCTTCGTGCCGGGCAATCTTAATGAACTGCTGCTCTGCTTCGACATCGTGAACAATCTGCCCGAGATCAACGCGATCCAGAACGGCATGAGGAAGCTGTCGGGCAACTACATCATGGATGCCGAGAAGTCGGGCCATTCCGAAGACGTCTGCACCTATGTAAAGGCGGATATCGGCATGATGGGCGCGGGCAACATCGCACCGAACGGCAAGCCCTTCCCGAAGCCGGACGTGCTGCTGCTCTCCTATACGGGCTGCTACACCTTCATGAAGTGGTTTGAGCTTCTGCGCGAGGAATACAAGTGCCCCACGCTGATGCTGCATGTGCCGTATGAGGGCGACGGGCATTCAACGAAGAACATGCGCGACTACATCGTCAAGCAACTGAAGGAAGTCATCATTCCGGGGCTTGAGCAGGTGTCGGGCATCAAGTTCGACATCGACCGCCTGCGCGAAGCACTGCGTAACTCGGCGAAGGCCGAAGACAACCTCGTCTGGGTGCTGGAATCCGGCAAGAACAAGCCGTCGCCCATCGACGCCTATTTCGGCGGCGTCTACTATATCGGGCCGATCTTCACCGCCTTTCGCGGCACGCCCGACGCCATCGCCTATTACGACGCGTTGCGCACGGAAGTGCAGGCCCGCATCGATACGCGTCAGGGGCCGATCACTCCCGACGGATCGAACTTCAACGATCAGCGCTATCGGCTCGTGGTCGAAGGACCGCCGAACTGGACCCACTTCCGCGAGTTCTGGAAGATGTTTTCGGACGAAGGCGCGGTCGTCGTTGCATCGAGCTACACCAAGGTCGGCGGGATGTACGACCTGGGCTTTCGCCACAACGCGGATAACCCACTCGAAACACTCGCGGATTACTGCCTCGGCTGTTACACGAACCGCAATCTCCCGACGCGCGTCGACATCCTCGCGAAGTATATCGAGGAATACGAGGCGGATGGACTGCTCATCAACTCGATCAAGAGCTGCAACAGTTTCTCCGCCGGTCAGCTCATGATGATGAACGAGGTCGAGCGGCGTACCGGCAAACCCGGCGCGTTCATCGAAACTGATCTGGTCGATCCCCGCTATTTCTCGGCGGCGAACGTGAAGAACCGTCTGGAAAGCTATTTCCAGATGATCGAACAGAAGCGTCTCGGCTCGGCCAAGGCAGCGTAAGGAAGGACACCATCATGCGTTGCTTCATCGGCATCGACCTCGGTTCCACCACCACGAAAGCCGTGGTCATGGACGAAAACCAGAATGTGCTTGGGCGCGGCATCACCAACTCGCGCTCCAATTACGACACCGCCGCTGCGGTCTCGAAGCAGGAGGCGCTCGTCGATACACGGCTGACACTGTTCCGCCGCGCTCTCGAAGCCGTGCCCGGAACGGCGGACACCGCAGAAGCAGTCCTCGCCGGTCTTGAGCGGAATTTCCGTCACATCCAGTTCGTCGAACAGCTCGAAGATCTGGAGCGCACCTGCATCGGCAACGTGAAGGGTCCGCGCTTCGCCGGGCGCGAAAAGCCCGTCATTGAAGCGCTGGCGGAGACGTTCCGGCGGCTTCGCGAGCACTCCGCGACGCAGTTCGCGCCGGGCTTCCGCCGCAAGTCCGACTTTTTCCGCGACCTCGCGGGCGGCGATTTCATGCACAACGGCGAGGCGGTTTGCCGCGAGGCGGGACTCGCCTTCGACCTCATTCTCAACATCTACGACAAGTCGATCATTGAGGTGGAGAACCGCCCACCCGCGGGCGACATCGAAGGCAAGTTCGTCCGCGCGCTGGAAATGGGATCGCTCGATCAGTCGCTGATCGCCGCGCCGGTGAAGGCCGCCCTCTCCATCCCGCTTGAGGAAACCTACGTCGTCGGCACGGGTTACGGCCGCGTGCGCCTTCCTTTCCCGAAGGAGCACATCCGCTCGGAAATCCTCTGCCACGGGCTCGGCGCGCACATTATGTATCCGCGAACCCGCACCGTGCTCGACATCGGCGGACAGGATACGAAGGGCATCCAGGTGGATCCTGCGGGTATCGTCGAGAACTTCCAGATGAACGACCGCTGTGCGGCGGGCTGCGGGCGCTACCTCGGCTATATCGCGGACGAGATGAACATGGGGCTGCAGGAACTCGGGCCGCTCGCCATGCAGTCGACGAAGCAGGTGCGCATCAACTCCACCTGCACCGTGTTCGCAGGCGCCGAGCTTCGCGACCGCCTCGCGCTTGGCGAGAAGCGCGAGGACATCCTCGCGGGGCTGCACCGGGCGATCATCCTGCGCGCCATGTCGATCCTGTCGCGAGCCGGTGGCGTGAAGGACCAGTTCACCTTCACCGGTGGCGTCGCGAAGAATGAGGCTGCGGTGCGCGAACTGCGGAAGCTCATCAAGGAAAACTACGGCGACGTGCAGATCAACATCAATCCGGACTCCATCTACACCGGGGCGCTTGGCGGCGCGGCCTTTGCCGTGCGCGCGGTCCTGAACTGAGCCAGCCGAAAGGACGAGATCATGAGTGCTATCATTACAGCGGGCGTGGACATTGGTTCGGGCTGCGTCAAGACGGTGCTGTTCGAGGTCGATGGTGAAAAGACGCGTTGGCTCGGCAAGGAGTACGCGCGGATAAGGAGCCGCGATCCCTTCGCGCTGGCGGCCGAGACTTACGACGCAATGCTTGCGAAGGCGGGCGTTTCCGCGGGCGACGTGGCCTATGTCGCCTCGACCGGCGACGCGGAAAACTTGCGCTTCGCGACGGGGCATTTCTATTCGATGACGACGCATGGGCGAGGCGCCGTGTACCTCAACCCGGAAGCCCGCTCGGTGCTCGACATCGGGGCTCTCAACGGCCGCGCTATCCGCATCGACGGCGGCGGAAAGGTGTTGAACTACAAGATGACGAGTCAGTGCGCGTCGGGCTCGGGTCAGTTTCTGGAGAACATCGCGCGCTATCTCGGCATCGCGCACGACGAGATTGGCATGCTGTCTCAGCAGGCCGACAACCCCGAACGCGTATCCTCGATCTGCGCAGTGCTCGCGGAAACCGACGTCATCAACATGGTGTCGCGCGGAATTTCAGCGGCGAATATCCTCAAGGGCATTCATGTGTCCATGGCGGTGAGGCTCGCCAAGCTGTTGAAATCCATCGGCTCGACGGATGGCGTGGTGCAGATGACGGGCGGTCTCGCGCTCGACACGGGGCTCGTTGCGGCGCTGAACGAGGCGCTCGTCAAGGAGAAGGTCGCGCTCGTGGCGGAAAGCCACCCGGACTCGATCTATGCCGGGGCCGTCGGCGGCGCGCTGTGGGGTGCATTCCGGCATCAGAAGCTGTCACGCCTCGAAGCGGTCGCGGCCTGATCGATCATGGCACAAAAGAAAAACGAGGCGTTCGTGGGGCGCACCGCCATCGTGACGGGCGGGTCGCGCGGCATCGGACGTGCCATTGCCGAAGGGTTGAAGGCGGGCGGCGCACGTGTCGTCGTCTTCGACCGCACCGAAGGCGAACTGACGGGCATGGATTTCCGCGCCGTCGACATCGCGAACAGTGCGGCGGTTGCGGCGGCGGTCGGCTCGCTCGATCGCCCGGCGGACCTCCTCGTCAACAATGCGGGTATCACGCGCGACCGCTCGCTGATGAAGATGAGCGACGAGGAGTGGCAAGGCGTGCTGGACGTGAACCTGACGGGCGCATTCATGATGCTCCGCGCGGTTGCTCCGGCGATGTGCGCGCAAGGGTTCGGGCGCATCGT of Rhodomicrobium vannielii ATCC 17100 contains these proteins:
- the fabG gene encoding 3-oxoacyl-ACP reductase FabG, coding for MAQKKNEAFVGRTAIVTGGSRGIGRAIAEGLKAGGARVVVFDRTEGELTGMDFRAVDIANSAAVAAAVGSLDRPADLLVNNAGITRDRSLMKMSDEEWQGVLDVNLTGAFMMLRAVAPAMCAQGFGRIVNVVSINGLRGKFGQANYAASKAGLVGLTKTAARELGPKGVTVNAVAPGMVLTEMTLALAEDVRRKALDESALKKLPGVDDIADAVLFLLSDRASFITGQVLKVDAGQYI
- the bcrD gene encoding benzoyl-CoA reductase subunit D, with translation MSAIITAGVDIGSGCVKTVLFEVDGEKTRWLGKEYARIRSRDPFALAAETYDAMLAKAGVSAGDVAYVASTGDAENLRFATGHFYSMTTHGRGAVYLNPEARSVLDIGALNGRAIRIDGGGKVLNYKMTSQCASGSGQFLENIARYLGIAHDEIGMLSQQADNPERVSSICAVLAETDVINMVSRGISAANILKGIHVSMAVRLAKLLKSIGSTDGVVQMTGGLALDTGLVAALNEALVKEKVALVAESHPDSIYAGAVGGALWGAFRHQKLSRLEAVAA